AGTAGTAATTGGCTGTCCATAAAATTTAAATGTTTTTCCGAGGTTTTTTTTGCTGGAGTTGTCCACGTTAATTCCGCTTTTCTCGTAAAATCTACTGGTACAATACCTTCTTCAATTGCGTCTTGTACACAGGCCCGGATGTGAGTGTTTAGTTTTTCCACTGTCTCTTTTGCTCTGGTTGAGCCAAATTCATTTAAAAAGAGCTGATAGTCGTGTCTTTTAATATCCTGGATATGCTTTGCACCAAAGTAACTTTTAAGCTGATTAGATGTATAATGGTAATGCTTTAATGTGGTATTGCTTACTTTCTTCTTATACAGATTTACCCATTTATCGAAATAATCAACAAGCGGTACAGGGGTTAAACTTGGTATGGTACCTTTTCTTATTTGGGCTTCTATTTCAGTAGCTGCAGCTTTAGCCTCTCCTTTTGTACGAAAACCACTTTTTCGGATAGGCTCAGATTTTCCGTTTACCATACGACTGATAGTATACTGCCACGTTTTTCCTCGCTTTTGATAGCTAGCCATTTTCTTGCCCACCTTTAATATTGTTTAAATGCACCAATCACTTTCCCTATGACAGTGACTTCATTTTTTTCTAAGTCGATTACTTGAGGATAAAATGTATCATCAGTACTCAAAGGTATTAGAGTTAATAAATTGTCTTTTAAGTTTACTTTCTTAACTGTTGCTTCATCACCATTTACCAATACAGCTGCAATTTCTCCATTTTCAACTTGTGCATCACGTTCAATTAAAACAAAACTTCCATTATCAAATTCTCGATTCATACTTTCACCTTTAATTTTTAAGTAAAATGTATCTTTATCTTTAACTTTCATCATTGGTGGGCCGGGCGCATAGCCCAATATATTTTGTTCGGCAAAAATTGGAGTACCAGCAGCAATCGTTCCGACAATTGGGATTAAATCACTAGGGGGGTGAACTTCGTTTTTATCAACGTTTAAACCTAAGATTTCATCCAGGTCTACACCAAAATAATTAGCTAACGTACTAGCTGATGATACAGTAGCATCTTTTCCGTTTTCCCATTTGGAAATCATTCCTTTACTAAATTTCGTGTTGTACTTTTCATTTACTTCTTTAACTAATTGATCCATAGTTAAATTTTTTGACTTTCTTAATTTCCTCAAATTATAACTGAAATTACTCATAATTTTCCATGCCCCTACCTTTTATTATATTTTCTTTATTATATAGGATGTGTTTCTATATAGCAACATTTGTTGTATAATTCGACACAAAAGTTGTTGACAAAGAAACTGGTTTATTTTAGTATGAAGTTACATCAAGTTTCGACATGGAAACAAGAAAGATGGTGAGGGTATGGCAGGTTACAACAAATTTAAGGGTTTTTTGGTTGAAAGAGGCATTAGACAACAAGAGATAGCTGATCTATTAGGCATGAATAGGACCAGAGTTAATCTAATCCTAAACGGTCAGCAGGGTAAAGATTTTAAGGTTCATGAAGTCAATAAAATTTGTGAATACTTAAATATCAGCGCAGACAAATATTTTTTTAATCAAAAAGTTTCTATTTAGAAACTAAATAAAAAGGGGGTGGTACTATGCAACACTTAAACGTAAACCTAACTATTCCGATTCCGGAGGATTCTGTACTTATTTCTAAAGTAGAGTTGAAAGAATTGAAAAAACAAGAACTTGCGGGTGTTTATTGGAACATGAAGGACTTAGAACAGCGCATCCGTCGCAAATCGGAATGGATTAAAGAGAATATTCTTTATCCTACTCAATTTCGAAAAGTACTTGATAGTGAAAATGGCGGATTTGTTTTTTATCCGAAATCCAAGGGTCAGTCCTGGAGTTTTCAAGCAAGTAGAATGGCAGATTTTTTGGATATGCATTTCAATAAAATATTTTAGAAAAAGGTGATAGGGTGAATCCATTAACTAAAGATAAAGCTCTTCTATTATCCCAATTTTTTATCCATCTAGAGATCGTCATGGTCCTAAAAGGAGAAATAACATCGCTTCGTTTGCTAGGAGGCAGCATCAACGATATTGGAAAATTAGTCAAGGCCTTTAGGATGAGGAGAATAACTACACCATTGTATGAAATAAATTGTGAGGTTGTTGATTTAATATGTCCGAAGTTAAGTGGATTAAATTAAGCACCCATATGTTTGAAGACGAGAAAATCAAACTAATCGAGCAGATGCCTGAATCTGACACCTTATTAATCATATGGGTGAAATTGTTGACACAAGCTGGTAAGACCAATGCTTCAGGGTACATTTTTTTAAGTGAAAATATTCCTTACACTGAGGAAATGTTAGCTGCAATATTTAATCGTCCAATACCAATTGTTAGATTGGCGTTAAAGACATTTGAACAATTCGGGATGATTGAAATCAATGAAAATCAGTTTATTTCTATTTGTAATTGGGAAAAACACCAAAATATTCAAGGTATGGATA
This window of the Bacillus gobiensis genome carries:
- a CDS encoding helix-turn-helix domain-containing protein; this translates as MSNFSYNLRKLRKSKNLTMDQLVKEVNEKYNTKFSKGMISKWENGKDATVSSASTLANYFGVDLDEILGLNVDKNEVHPPSDLIPIVGTIAAGTPIFAEQNILGYAPGPPMMKVKDKDTFYLKIKGESMNREFDNGSFVLIERDAQVENGEIAAVLVNGDEATVKKVNLKDNLLTLIPLSTDDTFYPQVIDLEKNEVTVIGKVIGAFKQY
- a CDS encoding helix-turn-helix transcriptional regulator, translated to MAGYNKFKGFLVERGIRQQEIADLLGMNRTRVNLILNGQQGKDFKVHEVNKICEYLNISADKYFFNQKVSI
- a CDS encoding DUF771 domain-containing protein, whose translation is MQHLNVNLTIPIPEDSVLISKVELKELKKQELAGVYWNMKDLEQRIRRKSEWIKENILYPTQFRKVLDSENGGFVFYPKSKGQSWSFQASRMADFLDMHFNKIF